The nucleotide window AAAGGAGTAACCACGATAGGTACCGTCTCGCATAACCGACGCCGGAACGCCGCTGGAATCAACCGTGCCCGAATACCAGTCACCGGAAGTAGTACCCACATTGTACTCATGCAGGTTTGACGCGCCTTCCCAGCCTTCTCCTTTTCCATAGAAAATCTGGGTCTGCTTATGGGTATGTGCCGACATCATCAATACGTTCTCGAAAGGCTTAAGTAAATCAAAAAGCTTTTTACGGTCTGAAAGTCTGAAGTGATCGTCACCTTCGCGTTCGGGCATCATCTGAATATGAAAGGCCAAAACGACCAGTTTATTCTTTGGAACATGTTTGAGACTGTTTTCGATAAATTTAAGCTGATCTTCCCTGAAGCCTCCCCAGTAACCTTTGCCATCGCGAGGGTCCGGGTACAGAATATCATCCAGGACCATGAAGTGAACATTGCCGTAGTTAAATGCATAGTTGGCAGGTCCGAAATTCTCTTCAAAAGTCTCATCCGAAAGATGATCCTCCACTGCATCAAAATTCATATCATGATTCCCAATGACATTGTACCATGGCAAGCCAATTTCTTTTACAGCTTTTATATAAGGCTGATGCAGCGACAGATCATCGCCCACCAGATCTCCCAGACTGATACCGAAAACTGCGTTTCTGCGGTTGTTCTTAACCTCATTGATGATCCCTCTTCGGAAATAATCGATTTCCTTAAGGTTGTAGGGTTGCGGATCACCAAATACCAGGATCTGAAAATCTTTGCTTTCGTCATTTTTGTACAGCGGAAAATTTAGATCTGATGCAGGTTTCCCGGTAGGCGAAGTTCCTTTATATTTGAAAGTGGCAGGAGAACCTTTTGGTTTGTGGTGATAATAAAATTGAGTCAGATTGTTGGCATCAACCTTTGTACGGTAACCTTCAGGCTTGATCACAAAAACCGTGTGGTGTCCGTACAGCGGCAGCGTGTAACGTCCGTTCTTATCTGTAAGTACCACTTCCACCCCGTTGGAAACTGCCACATTTGCTACTCCTTTTTCGCGCTTTTCTTTCACTGAGTTTCCGTTGGAATCCTCGTACACCCAACCTGAAATGGCACTTTGGGCAATTGCAAAAGAGGAAATGAAGAGGCATAATGCCGATATTTTTACATTCATGTTTTTAAAGATTGTTTAGTTGGTCAGGAATATTGGTAGTAACGAAATCAATTCCCATCACCTGTAGTTTTTTATAAGTTTCAGTATCGTTCACCGTCCAGCTGTTGGTCAGAAGTCCCAGTTTACGTGCTTCGCCAATCCATTCCGGATGTCTTTCCAGCAGGACCTTATAATGATAATCAAGACCGTCCAGATGTTCGTCTTTAAGCTGTTGGGGCGACAGATCTCCGTTCAGGTAATGCACCGGGTAAGCGTGTTGCCGCTTTTTTATTTCACGGCAGATATTAAGGCTGAATGAAATGAATTCCACCTGATTTTCAGTTTTCGTTTCTGATACCAGTTTCAGGGCCTTTTCCACAATTATATGTTCAAGTTGCTTTGATTTGGCAGGTTTCAGTTCCACAATAAGTTTCATCCCGGGCGTACGTCTTCCCAGTTCCAGGTATTGCTTCAGAGTAGGAAGTTCTTCACCATTCGACAACTTATGGGTTCTCAATGATGATAATGCGTTTTCCGAAACTTCCATACCGGCATGGTGCTCATCATGATTCACCACCAGGATTCCATCGGCTGTCATTCTGACGTCAAACTCAGATCCGTACACTTTTATAGCCTGCGCATTTTTCAAAGCCTGCAGCGAATTTTCAGCGGTTGGCGGATTGGATTGGAAGAAACCACGGTGGGCAATAATCCGTGTTTGTGCACTCATCAGTTCAGCGGTTAACATCATCAGTAAGATTACATATTTTGTCATTTGTTCCACCACATTTTCACATTAATATCATCTCCGCCCATGGCCGCCACCGCTGCATTATAGTTCTGCGTATTCATTATCCTCGGATTTGTGGGATACATCATCCGCTGAGGCATTTGGCCATTGTTCAGTAATCCACCGTTGTTGGGCATAACGGGATAACCTGTGCGCCGCTGTTCATACCACTGCTGATGGTCCACAAAGAAAAGCGCGATATACTTCTGGGTCATAATCTGTTCCAGCGTGCCGTTGTAAGCCACTTTTGGGTTGGCAAAATAATTGGCAGGAACCGCAGCTCCCCATTGCTCCAGTGTGGCTTTAACACCATTTTCGTAGAAGGTCTGGGCATTGCCGGCTATAATTCCCTTCTGCGCAAATTCGGCCAGGGTAAACTGAAGTTCTGAGTAAGGATACACCAGGATTTTCATTGGAGCTTTTGCCAAATTCTGGTTCATATTGGAAGGCTGATAGTTAAATAACGTTCCGGGAGCATAACCTGCAGGGGCTCCAAAATAACCTATATTGGGGTTTGGTGAGGCCAGACTTTTCGCCTGGGTAAAGAACTGGCTCAGTCTTGGGTCACCGTTATCTTTAAGGATATTAACAAAAAGTTCTCCTGCAGCCCGGTAAGCGGTAAAGTCCTGAGGTCTGGCAATGGGCGCAGTGAACGGCGCAACGCCGGAAATATCAAGTACAGCACCATCCGCAGCATTCTGGAAGATTGGATAGGTAGCAGCATCGTTCACGATTTCCTGAATCCTGGCGTGCACATTTACCTCGCCGTTACGTTTCTGAATTCTGTTCAGCAGCCGCAGCGACAGTGAATTCGCAAATTTTTTCCACTTCACCATATTTCCTGCAGAAGCTTCACCACGGTAAAAAAGATCTGTTTCAGCAAGAGGTTTGGTGGTATCAAACAGTGCGTTTGCTGCCTTCAGGTCAGCCAGAAGACTTAAATAAATATCCTTTTGACTGTCGAATTTTGGCCGGTCCAGATTTTCCTCGAGCCGCAGGGCTTCTGAAAAAGGGATATCCCCGAAGGCATCTGTCAGATTGGCGTAAATAAAGGCATTCAGCACCAAAGCAATGGCCTGGTAGTTCTTCTGATCTTCAGCAACAGCATAGGTGTGCATTTCCTTAACCTGCTTCAGCCATTTATAACTCGTGTTCCAGTAGCCGGCGCCGGTGCCTTCGGTCAGGTAGTACCTGCTCACCGTATTGCCCTCGTTTGGAAAAGGTATGGCTACCTGCATAATCTGGAAGGTGAAATCATCTGCGCGGTTATAACCATAAGTGGCCATGTCATACTGTATGGGAGCCAGCAGGCTGCCGGCGGTGGGGTTGATAATTTTACTTGTGTCCGTATTGATTTCCTCAAAAGAGCGGCCGCAGGAGTTGAACACAAATACTGAGCACAGGAGAAGGCTCCCCTTTATAATGATGCGTTTCATAATAATCTGTTTATTTAGTTGATGAAAAAAGTTCTGCTATAGGTTAGAATTTCACATTTAGCTGAAAACCGATTGTCCTTGCCGACGGTAACTGGCCTATTTCTACGCCCGGCGTAATGGTGCTGTTGTCCAGTGTAGCCACTTCAGGATCAAACATTGGAAATTCAGTCCACATCCAGAGGTTCTTGCCAAAGATGGCTACCGTCAGATCATTCAGTTTTAGCGGCGCGATCATCGCTTTGGGAAATGAGTATGCAAGGCGTGCGTCTCTGAGTTTGATGAAAGAGGTATCAAAAGTATTGGTTTCCACATTAGCACGGCGGTAGTAGTCACCGTAATAAGCGCTCAGACTCACTGCCTTGGTGTTGGGGCTGAATGTACCGTCTGCATTCTGCACAACTCCTGCACCCACAATGGTTCCGCCCGGATTGTCGCGGCCCATTAGGGTATG belongs to Chryseobacterium sp. and includes:
- a CDS encoding calcineurin-like phosphoesterase C-terminal domain-containing protein, with the translated sequence MNVKISALCLFISSFAIAQSAISGWVYEDSNGNSVKEKREKGVANVAVSNGVEVVLTDKNGRYTLPLYGHHTVFVIKPEGYRTKVDANNLTQFYYHHKPKGSPATFKYKGTSPTGKPASDLNFPLYKNDESKDFQILVFGDPQPYNLKEIDYFRRGIINEVKNNRRNAVFGISLGDLVGDDLSLHQPYIKAVKEIGLPWYNVIGNHDMNFDAVEDHLSDETFEENFGPANYAFNYGNVHFMVLDDILYPDPRDGKGYWGGFREDQLKFIENSLKHVPKNKLVVLAFHIQMMPEREGDDHFRLSDRKKLFDLLKPFENVLMMSAHTHKQTQIFYGKGEGWEGASNLHEYNVGTTSGDWYSGTVDSSGVPASVMRDGTYRGYSFIDFKDNKYSIQYKAAGMPEEFQIKLYVPQVIASRRNSARIVANFFMGSKNDVVEFRVDGGDWKPLSYTESLDPSFLQSVMKWDSTNELLQGRRPSNAEESKHIWSAPFPGKLPLGVHKLQVRATDRYGKVHTAEQNFEVKEPNPVP
- a CDS encoding glycerophosphodiester phosphodiesterase family protein gives rise to the protein MTKYVILLMMLTAELMSAQTRIIAHRGFFQSNPPTAENSLQALKNAQAIKVYGSEFDVRMTADGILVVNHDEHHAGMEVSENALSSLRTHKLSNGEELPTLKQYLELGRRTPGMKLIVELKPAKSKQLEHIIVEKALKLVSETKTENQVEFISFSLNICREIKKRQHAYPVHYLNGDLSPQQLKDEHLDGLDYHYKVLLERHPEWIGEARKLGLLTNSWTVNDTETYKKLQVMGIDFVTTNIPDQLNNL
- a CDS encoding SusD/RagB family nutrient-binding outer membrane lipoprotein; this translates as MKRIIIKGSLLLCSVFVFNSCGRSFEEINTDTSKIINPTAGSLLAPIQYDMATYGYNRADDFTFQIMQVAIPFPNEGNTVSRYYLTEGTGAGYWNTSYKWLKQVKEMHTYAVAEDQKNYQAIALVLNAFIYANLTDAFGDIPFSEALRLEENLDRPKFDSQKDIYLSLLADLKAANALFDTTKPLAETDLFYRGEASAGNMVKWKKFANSLSLRLLNRIQKRNGEVNVHARIQEIVNDAATYPIFQNAADGAVLDISGVAPFTAPIARPQDFTAYRAAGELFVNILKDNGDPRLSQFFTQAKSLASPNPNIGYFGAPAGYAPGTLFNYQPSNMNQNLAKAPMKILVYPYSELQFTLAEFAQKGIIAGNAQTFYENGVKATLEQWGAAVPANYFANPKVAYNGTLEQIMTQKYIALFFVDHQQWYEQRRTGYPVMPNNGGLLNNGQMPQRMMYPTNPRIMNTQNYNAAVAAMGGDDINVKMWWNK